A DNA window from Candidatus Saccharibacteria bacterium oral taxon 955 contains the following coding sequences:
- a CDS encoding ATP-binding cassette domain-containing protein has protein sequence MAERKKHESTAVVSVKNVSKSFVLPHEKKTSIKQAFTGMLRSHRRGFEHQQALKNISLEIKKGEFFGILGRNGSGKSTLLKILAGIYQPTSGSVRIEGKLVPFIELGVGFNPELTGRENVYLNGALLGFTRAEIADMYDDIVAFAELERFMDQKLKNYSSGMQVRLAFSVATRAQADVLLIDEVLAVGDADFQKKCFDYFRKLKASNTTVVFVTHDMNAVREYCDRAVLIEDSEVVEIGRASKIASMYTKMFINQDSDDEEQTKNSRWGTKVVTMDNIKTSAKRYTDTHPTVSFSYTLIAHEDVPDAVPGFMIKSTAEQHILGTNSVILKHEPLKMKAGDKITVSFEVPNVFNTGTYVIEPAVIYKNGTEVAEWWEEAKTFDVFKEMKTPYLINPPVTFSVKE, from the coding sequence ATGGCTGAGCGAAAAAAGCATGAAAGCACGGCGGTAGTTTCGGTAAAAAATGTCAGTAAATCATTTGTATTGCCTCACGAGAAAAAAACCTCAATCAAACAAGCGTTTACAGGCATGTTGCGCTCACACCGACGAGGCTTTGAGCATCAGCAGGCGCTCAAAAACATATCACTTGAGATAAAAAAAGGTGAGTTTTTCGGGATTTTGGGGCGAAACGGAAGTGGTAAAAGTACTTTGCTCAAAATTCTAGCTGGAATCTACCAGCCAACTAGCGGTAGTGTCAGGATTGAGGGTAAGCTTGTGCCATTTATCGAACTGGGTGTTGGGTTTAATCCAGAGTTGACGGGTCGAGAAAATGTTTATCTAAACGGTGCGCTACTCGGATTTACTAGGGCTGAGATAGCTGATATGTATGACGATATTGTGGCGTTCGCAGAGCTTGAGCGTTTCATGGACCAAAAGCTCAAGAACTACTCAAGCGGTATGCAGGTACGATTGGCGTTTTCGGTGGCAACTCGTGCGCAAGCAGATGTACTTTTGATTGACGAGGTGCTTGCGGTTGGTGACGCCGACTTCCAGAAGAAGTGTTTTGATTATTTCCGCAAACTAAAGGCAAGCAATACGACAGTCGTTTTTGTCACGCATGATATGAATGCGGTACGTGAATACTGTGACCGTGCGGTTTTGATTGAGGATAGCGAAGTTGTCGAGATTGGTCGCGCCTCAAAAATTGCTTCGATGTATACAAAAATGTTCATTAATCAAGACTCTGATGATGAGGAGCAAACCAAAAACTCACGCTGGGGAACCAAAGTGGTTACGATGGACAATATCAAAACAAGTGCCAAGCGCTACACCGACACTCACCCAACGGTTAGCTTCAGTTATACGCTGATTGCTCACGAAGACGTTCCTGATGCAGTGCCGGGTTTTATGATTAAATCTACTGCTGAGCAACACATCCTAGGAACAAATAGCGTCATATTAAAGCATGAGCCACTCAAGATGAAGGCTGGCGACAAGATAACAGTTAGCTTCGAGGTTCCAAATGTATTTAACACTGGTACTTATGTTATTGAGCCAGCTGTTATCTACAAGAATGGTACAGAAGTCGCTGAGTGGTGGGAAGAGGCCAAGACGTTTGATGTGTTTAAGGAGATGAAAACGCCATATCTGATTAACCCGCCTGTTACGTTTTCTGTCAAAGAGTGA
- a CDS encoding ABC transporter permease produces MGTKLRSKSSLSHSTILLRELVLTDFKLRYQGSVLGYVWSLLRPLALFVILYFIFVKFLKIGHDIDHMPVYLLLGIVLWNYFAEVTNGGVAAIVSKGDLIRKINFPKYVIVLAGSLSALINLFINLLVVGLFMVINKVPLTLPIVWLPLLIIELFILSIGVAFLLSAVFVRLRDMNYIWEVFMQGFFYATPILYPITLLPAGAAKILLLSPVAQIIQDIRYVMITPQTQTVGTVYGNELMRLVPVGLVIVIAIGAWKFFTARQDRFAEDI; encoded by the coding sequence ATGGGAACGAAACTACGAAGTAAATCCTCGCTTAGTCATTCTACTATCCTACTTCGCGAGCTAGTGTTAACCGATTTTAAACTACGTTATCAAGGATCTGTGCTAGGGTATGTGTGGTCGCTGCTCAGGCCACTTGCACTGTTTGTTATTTTGTACTTTATCTTTGTTAAGTTTTTGAAAATTGGTCATGACATTGATCATATGCCGGTTTATCTCTTGCTCGGAATCGTTCTATGGAACTATTTTGCCGAGGTGACCAACGGTGGAGTCGCTGCTATCGTCAGCAAGGGTGATCTGATCCGAAAGATAAACTTTCCGAAATACGTGATCGTGCTGGCTGGTTCGCTCTCGGCGCTAATAAACTTGTTCATAAACCTTTTGGTTGTTGGCTTGTTTATGGTTATCAATAAGGTGCCACTGACTCTACCGATTGTCTGGCTACCTCTTTTGATCATCGAGCTGTTCATTCTCTCGATTGGAGTTGCCTTCCTGTTGAGCGCAGTATTTGTGAGGCTGCGTGATATGAATTATATCTGGGAAGTGTTTATGCAAGGATTCTTTTATGCCACGCCGATTCTGTATCCGATTACACTTTTGCCAGCGGGGGCTGCGAAGATACTACTGCTTAGCCCGGTTGCTCAGATTATTCAGGACATACGCTACGTTATGATAACGCCTCAAACCCAAACTGTAGGGACCGTTTATGGTAATGAATTGATGAGGCTAGTACCGGTTGGTTTGGTGATTGTGATTGCGATTGGTGCGTGGAAGTTCTTTACTGCGCGACAAGATAGGTTTGCGGAGGATATCTAG